The following are encoded together in the Deltaproteobacteria bacterium genome:
- the nrfD gene encoding polysulfide reductase NrfD gives MEKEIVWNAFHHVNWGVPITSYFWLVGASAGSFVISCLGWVFGIKRYKPIAIYASVTAIALLMIVPVVLIWDLGKPL, from the coding sequence ATGGAAAAAGAGATTGTATGGAATGCCTTTCACCATGTTAACTGGGGGGTGCCGATAACAAGTTATTTCTGGCTTGTGGGTGCTAGCGCAGGTTCATTTGTCATATCATGTCTGGGATGGGTATTTGGCATCAAAAGATATAAACCGATAGCCATATATGCATCTGTAACCGCTATTGCCCTCCTCATGATAGTCCCTGTTGTGCTTATATGGGACCTTGGAAAGCCGCT